From one Maridesulfovibrio frigidus DSM 17176 genomic stretch:
- the traT gene encoding complement resistance protein TraT: MKNRTRIFAAVIAIMALSMLMSGCQSRQRMGMVREKGTGLMYGSYMNGNLFMDPSQFSNPTIKLSIRNTSGDPAINLKTLRADLEKSYTDKGYEITKGKDYGIHIDINMRYSGQMSSNMAIEYGLMGAAAGGYAGSKSPSSTDGAVVGTAGGATVGAILGSYSTEDTYIVFADVAIGLVDTLAKRKKFTITFGDTQIKKDDEDTGFTAYRAREKSKIAVYAGGDNVHQSEIVVGVTSRFKRILEDVI; the protein is encoded by the coding sequence ATGAAAAATAGAACTAGAATATTCGCCGCAGTTATCGCGATAATGGCTTTAAGTATGCTCATGTCCGGTTGTCAGTCCAGGCAACGTATGGGGATGGTCAGAGAAAAAGGCACAGGACTTATGTACGGATCTTACATGAACGGCAACCTGTTCATGGACCCGTCGCAGTTCTCAAACCCGACAATTAAGCTTTCAATAAGAAATACTTCTGGTGACCCAGCGATTAACCTGAAAACCCTTCGTGCGGATCTGGAAAAGTCATACACTGATAAAGGATACGAGATTACCAAGGGTAAAGACTACGGTATTCATATCGACATCAACATGCGCTATTCCGGCCAGATGTCCTCAAATATGGCAATTGAATACGGGCTCATGGGCGCTGCAGCCGGAGGATACGCAGGTAGCAAATCTCCAAGTAGCACAGATGGTGCAGTGGTAGGAACAGCTGGTGGAGCAACAGTTGGAGCTATCCTCGGAAGTTACTCAACAGAAGATACCTACATAGTATTCGCAGATGTTGCGATCGGCCTAGTTGATACACTTGCCAAGCGTAAGAAATTTACAATCACTTTTGGTGATACTCAAATTAAGAAAGACGATGAAGACACTGGTTTCACTGCATACCGTGCCCGCGAAAAATCGAAGATTGCGGTATATGCTGGCGGCGATAATGTTCACCAGTCTGAAATAGTAGTCGGAGTTACATCCAGATTCAAAAGAATACTTGAAGATGTAATCTAA
- a CDS encoding FecR domain-containing protein, producing MSPEAVFESNSIGVVLAANGEVFLQSESGMRSVAAGDPVYAGDELITRTGSSAEIQFVDDTLLSQGEDSSIALDDYIFDDSDESASELLFNMSQGTFRMVTGKIAEQNPERFKVGTPLTTIGIRGTITVHEIGPGGEKHGVEEIHSGKALLVQSIDGELRQISTPRALVDIASSGLMSTVRTMTVEEFEQFQSIAPTAIQAEQEIQEQREQEEQQEQQEQQEQQQTDGEEGAEGEEGQEGAEGGETGGPVIVGESVLEPGVEGVLVGSPEGGDGPQQIFDAAMMELAQDTFDALAGGDLESVAELLEKLDDVPTDDDILELIEGTVEIPESTEVQSTTSSDGITWVYGTAGDDTLEGTPNSDYIMGLAGNDTLDGEAGADTLYGDDGNDTIMGDEGNDLLGGGAGDDTIHGDEGNDIISGGSGKDVITGDDGNDILDGGADYDFVSFLGAYASVTANLATGVATYDGLDNAHYTDVMSNFEGIIGSTSCDSLTGNSGDNTFFGGQGHDIINGNGGANTYGYKDSSYFGTATGSDTIQTFVSGTDKFYFDGAEFGSVRYFDTKSHYDSSGTGSDPIFLWEDLGTSGNLYWDRDGASGGSYDAELVATIALGDLVATDIELAGAS from the coding sequence ATGTCTCCTGAAGCTGTTTTTGAATCAAATTCTATTGGTGTTGTTCTTGCCGCTAATGGTGAAGTTTTTCTTCAATCTGAATCCGGTATGCGATCTGTTGCGGCTGGAGATCCGGTTTATGCGGGGGATGAGTTAATCACCCGTACGGGCAGTAGTGCAGAAATACAATTTGTTGATGATACTTTATTGTCTCAGGGTGAGGATTCCTCCATAGCTCTGGATGATTATATTTTTGATGATTCTGATGAATCCGCATCGGAACTTCTTTTCAATATGTCACAAGGAACTTTCCGTATGGTGACGGGTAAGATTGCTGAGCAGAATCCTGAACGATTCAAGGTCGGCACTCCGCTCACGACTATCGGAATTCGCGGGACCATCACCGTTCATGAAATTGGTCCTGGCGGCGAGAAGCATGGTGTTGAAGAAATTCACAGTGGTAAGGCCTTGCTGGTCCAGTCCATTGATGGTGAGCTCCGTCAGATTTCTACGCCGCGTGCATTAGTTGATATTGCTTCATCAGGACTCATGAGCACAGTGCGAACTATGACTGTCGAAGAATTTGAACAGTTCCAGTCTATCGCTCCGACAGCTATTCAGGCTGAGCAGGAAATACAGGAACAACGTGAGCAGGAAGAGCAGCAAGAACAACAGGAGCAACAGGAACAGCAGCAGACAGATGGTGAAGAAGGGGCTGAGGGCGAAGAGGGACAGGAAGGAGCCGAAGGCGGTGAAACAGGTGGTCCGGTTATTGTTGGGGAAAGTGTTCTTGAGCCAGGCGTAGAAGGAGTGCTTGTAGGTTCTCCTGAAGGTGGCGATGGTCCTCAGCAGATATTTGATGCTGCTATGATGGAATTAGCGCAAGACACATTTGATGCTCTCGCAGGGGGTGACCTTGAAAGCGTTGCTGAATTGCTTGAAAAGCTGGATGACGTCCCTACCGACGATGATATTTTAGAATTAATTGAAGGTACTGTAGAGATTCCTGAGTCCACTGAAGTACAGAGTACTACTTCCAGTGACGGCATTACTTGGGTTTATGGAACTGCTGGCGATGATACATTAGAAGGTACACCCAATAGTGATTATATCATGGGCCTTGCGGGTAACGATACTCTAGATGGAGAGGCTGGAGCTGATACCCTCTATGGTGATGATGGAAACGATACTATCATGGGTGATGAAGGTAATGATCTGCTGGGTGGTGGCGCAGGTGATGATACTATCCATGGCGATGAAGGCAACGATATTATTAGTGGTGGTTCCGGTAAGGATGTGATTACCGGAGATGATGGAAATGATATTTTGGACGGTGGCGCGGATTATGACTTTGTTTCATTTTTAGGTGCTTATGCCAGCGTAACTGCAAACCTTGCAACTGGCGTAGCAACATATGACGGGCTTGATAATGCTCATTATACGGATGTTATGAGCAACTTTGAGGGAATAATCGGATCTACTTCTTGCGACTCTCTGACGGGAAATAGCGGTGATAATACTTTCTTTGGAGGACAGGGGCATGACATAATTAATGGGAATGGTGGAGCCAATACCTACGGCTATAAGGATTCAAGTTACTTCGGAACAGCGACTGGATCGGATACCATTCAAACATTTGTTTCAGGAACTGATAAGTTCTATTTTGATGGAGCTGAATTCGGTTCTGTAAGGTATTTTGATACAAAGAGTCATTATGATAGTTCTGGTACTGGCTCCGATCCTATCTTTCTGTGGGAAGATTTAGGTACTAGCGGAAATCTATATTGGGATCGGGATGGGGCTAGCGGTGGTTCTTATGATGCAGAACTAGTTGCAACCATCGCACTAGGAGATCTTGTTGCTACTGATATTGAGCTTGCTGGAGCTTCATAG